The candidate division KSB1 bacterium sequence TAGTCGTGCGAGTGCATTTGCAAACCGTCAAAGCGGCCGGGAAAATGCGCCCACTTCGGATCCCAATGATGGCCATTCGCGACCAGCACGGCACCATAACGGCGGCTCTTCCCGCCGGCGAGTGTCACGTCCCAGCTTCCCTCACCCGCCGGTGCCACGTCGATCACTTCGGTGCGAAAAGTGATCTGGTCGCGAAATCCGAAATGATCGACATAATCGTCGAAATACCTGGCAATCTGCGCGTGATGGGGATAGTCGGGATAGTCGTCCGGCATGGGAAAATCGGAAAATGCCATGCGGGTTTTCGAGGTATTGATGTGCAACGAGGCATAGGCGGAAGACTGGCCGTTGTCATTCAAATAACGCCAGTTGCCCCCGACACTCGAGCCTTTCTCGAAGCCGTCGAAGGGTATGCCCTTCTCATGCAGCACTTTGGCTGCCGCGATGCCCGAGGCGCCGGCACCGATGATACAGACCCGGGATTCACGCATGTCGAAAAGCGGGGTTGCGAAGACAGCGGCGATGGCGCTCCATCAGCAGATGAAAGCGCGTTTCCAGTTCACGCAGCTGCCGGCGCAGCGCTTGCGCCTCTGCGTGGGGTGCATCCCGCAACTGCTCCTGCAACGCAAGGATGTCTTTCTTGAGCTGCATTTCCTCGGGCAGCACATTGGCATTCTTCAGGATCTTGAAGCCCAACCGCAGGCTGGCGGGGATGTTGGAATCATCCTCCCAGTTGAGCGGCCGGCCATGGCCGGGCAGGTTGTCGAATTCACCGTTGGCAATGGCTTCGAGAATCTTCTGTTCGGCGAGGTGTGCGAAGGCATTCATATCTGCACTCCGGCGCTTTCAGCTTCGGGTTCCGTGTTCAACATGCGCGCGGGCCCGCGCGGCTGTTCCGTGACGCCCACCACCACCACCGTGAAATCGTCGTGGGTGTTGGCGAGGCCGACGTGATCGTAAATGCTCAGCAAAATGCGCTCTTTCAAGGCTTCGGCATTCTGATAATCCCGCTGCTGCACCACCGCCAGCAGGGATTTTTCCTGATATTCCTCTTCGTTGTCGTTGCGTGCCTCGACCACGCCGTCGGTATAGAAAACGAAAAAGTCACCCGCGGCAACCGGCAAGGTCATTTCCTGCAGCGCGGCTTCAAAAGCCGGCCCGTCTTCCAAACCGATGGCCATGCCCGCAGGCTGCAGAAATGCGGGCGCGCGGCTGCGCGGGGCTTGCAGCAGGGGATTGTGGCCGGCGCGACTGAAGGTCATGGTCATATGGTCGGGGTCAAACACGGCATACAGCAGCGTGATGAAGAGATTCTTCTCCAGGCTGCGGCGAAGGATGCGGTTGGTGTGCAGCAACACCTCGCGCGGTGAATCATAATGCCGGCCGAGTGCCTCGACCACGCCCTTCACCTGCGCCATGTAGAAGGCGGCGGCCGCACCCTTGCCGGAAACATCACCCACGACGACCACGAGCTTGCGGCCGCGCGTGAAGACATCGAAATAATCTCCGCCCACCTCCTGTGCCGCCACGCTGACGCCCGCAACTTCCAGGCCCGGCACCGCCGGCATGATTTTGGGCAGCAGCTTGACCTGGGCTTCATGCGCCACGCGCAGCTCCTGCGACAAGCGCTCCTTTTCGAGGGATTCCGCCAGCAAATGGGCATTGTGAAAGGCGATGGCCGCCTGATCGGCAAAGGATTGCAGCATGTCCTGATCGAATTGATCGTAACCGAAGTAATCCTGTTTCGCGGAAAACAGCACGCCCAGAATCTGACCGCGTGAGATCAGCGGCACCGCCAGGATGGCGCCAATATCCTTCTTCCACGGTCGCACACCGGCGGCGCGCGCATCCGCGGTGACATCGTTGATCAACAGGCTTTTTTGATTTTGGATCACCCACCCGCTGATGCCGGTCTCACGGCTCAGCGGCATCTCCTGCTGTTCCCGTTCGGAAAGATTGACCGCCGAACACAAGACCGGCGGCGCGCCGGCCTCCTCCAGCAGCTCCAGCCAGGCAAAATCGGAGCGGGTGACCTGCAGCGCGCGCTGTGTGATCATCGCCATCAATTGCTCGCGTTCCATGAAATGGCTGATGGACTGGCTCAGCTCCTGCAGCGTCTTGATGGCGTTGATTTTCTCATCGAAGCTGCCGGCGGTGGGAAGATGCAGCATCAGGGCAAAGGCGGTAACCCCGGCATAGACGCTGAAAAACAGTGCAATCGCAGCGCACACGGCGGCGAACGCGATGCTGTGATCCGCCACAAAACTGCCGGCGACCCGTTGTGTCAACATGACGCCGAGACCGCAAGCCAGTGCGGACGCCAGAAACACCAGCCACTTCTGGCGGCGGTTGAGATAGTCGATCCAGCGGTGGCGGAGGGCATTGACCCCGATCAACAGCAGGAGCAGGATGACGGGCACATCACCCAGCCAGTTCTGCTCGAAGCTTGCGAAGAAATTCACCCGGCCGCGCGCGGAAGCCGTTGCAGCCATCAGCAGTATGGCGAACACCAGCAGGCGAAAATTGCGCAGCGTCGAGCCTTTGCTCTTGTAGAAAATCAAATTGGCCAGCAGTCCGGAGAGCAGCAGGTGCAGAAACAGCAGCAGGAACGCGGCCGCCGTGCCGATCAGGAAGTGGCGGGGGGAGAGAAACAGCCGTGAAGCCGGAGACCGGGAATCCGGGGCTGCCATCAAATACTGGTCGATGATGGTCAACACCACCAGCGCCGCCAGTGCCGTCAAAAAGGTGTAGCGCAGCGTGTGGAAAATGCGCCGTTCGGAAAGGATCTTGATCCGCTCCCGCAGCGGCAGCAGCAGGATGATGGCCGCCAGCAACATACCGTCACGGAACAAGCGCACGATCTCGGGGATGCGCGCAATCATGAACCAAACGCTGTCGACGAGGGTCACCCCGAGAAAGGTCAGAAAGGGAACGGAGAAAATCGTGTTCTTGAGGATGCGGCGCATGCCGATGCTTGTTTGCGAGTCATTCGGGAGTTTGGAAAACCGGCGTGGCCATGATGAAAAAACGGCCGCACAACAAACCAATCGCCCGGCCCGGCAAAGTAGACATCACCGGATGGAAAGTCAAGCGCGATCTCCCGCCCTCGCGCTTCGGAATTCGGCCTTGAATGTGAGGGCCGTGATTGTGTATTTTGACCCGCCGTTTCACGCAAAGGTTGCCCATGCAAAATCTTCCGATGGAAAAGGCCAACCCCGCCCACGATTGGGCAATGATCGACCGTGCGCTCGCGACTGCCGCTCTGGCGCATCGCCAACAAACACGCAAGAGCACCGCGATTCCCTACATCGTTCACCCCTGCGCCGTTGGTTTTCTGCTGCTCGCCGCCGGCTGTCCGACCGAGGTGGTGGTGGCGGGCATCCTGCACGATGTCATCGAAGACACACCGGTGACACTCGAGGCCTTGCGCCGGGAATTCGGCGGGACGATCGCCGACCTGGTGGCACTATGCTCCGAGCCGGACAAATCACTGCCCTGGGAAAGACGCAAACAGCACACGATCCGCTTTCTCGCCACCGCGCCGCCGGCGGTCAAGCTGGTGGTGGCGGCGGACAAGCTGCACAATCTGCGCAGCATTGCCCTCGAAAGACATCGTGTGGGGGAGGCGGTGTGGCAGCGCTTCAATCGCGGCCGCGCACAGCAGGAATGGTATTATCGCAGCGTCGCGGAGAGTCTCATGCAAAACCTGCCGGAGGGATGCGACACTTCGCTTTTCGAACAACTGCAGCAGGAAGTGGCGGCCGTATTCGGTTAGACGGAAGGCGGAATCAAACCGGGGGGAAGTCGGAAAATCTCACCAACCTGAAAAGGATTGCCACCGCTTGAACATTCGCATCAAAGTGAAAAAACTGCATCCGGCGGCGCGGCTGCCGGAGTACAAAACCGCACTCGCCGCCGGCATGGATTTGTATGCGCGGCTGGACGAAGCCCAAATGCTGGCGCCGGGCGAATCGGCGTTGATCCCCACGGGAATCGCGCTGGAATTGCCGCCGGGTTACGAGGCCCAGGTGCGGCCGCGCAGCGGCCTGGCACTGCGGCATGCGGTCACCCTGTTGAATTCGCCGGGCACGGTGGATGCCGACTATCGCGGCGAGATCAATGTGATCGTCATCAATCATCACCGCCACGAAACCTTTACCATCCATCCGCACGATCGCATCGCGCAGCTCGTGATTGCGCCGGTGATGCATGCCGAATGGGTGGAGGCCGAAGAGTTGAATGCGACGGCCAGGGCCGGTGGCGGCTTCGGCAGCACCGGCCGCTGAGAACGCAGCGGCCGGGCAACCTTCCTGCCACTAGGCTCAATTGCCCGGTCACCTTTGTATGATACTGTGCCCTGTTCGCCGGCGGTGGTGACCGGGCAAGGGGCCCCAAAATCCTACTTCATGAACATCATCCGCTGCACCAACCTCTGCTGTCCGGCCTGCAACACCGCGAAATAAATTCCACTCGGCAAGCCGCCCGCCTCGAAATGCAGGCGATGGACGCCGCGGCCGTAATAGCCCTCGGCCAAACGCGCCACCTCCTGACCGGCGAGGTTGTAAACCTTCAGGACAATATGACCCGCTTCGGGAAGCGAAAAAGTAATCGTCGTACCGGGATTGAACGGGTTGGGATAATTTTGCTGCAACTGGATTTCATCCGGAATCATCGCCTCGGTGAATTCCGCGGCGCTCTCCTTCACCAACGCGGCACTGCCGCCGGCATAGACCTCCAGCTCATTGACGCGATAATAGGACTTGTTCGGCTTGGTCTGGTACAGCCGGAGGTAACGCGCGGAAACGGGGCTGAAGCTGAAATCATCGTTGCCGCCATTGCCGGCGTTGTCGGTATAGACCGTGCTCCAGGTCACACCGTCGCTGGACATTTGCACCTGGTAATTCTTCGCGAAATATTTCCCGTTCCACTTGATGACGACGCGTGCAACGGTTTGAACCGCCTGCAGGTCCACGCGCCACCACTGCGTCTGATTGCTGCTGCCGAGCTTGGCGCTGCTCCAAGAGCTGCTGGTGCTGCCATCGTTGGCCTTTTCCGGTGCATACTTGCTGCTGCTGTAGCTGGAGGCGGTTGCCGGCTTGTTGCGCGCGAGATTGGTGTTGCCGCTCGGCGTCATTGCATTGGCCTCGTTGGAATAGGCCGAATTGCCGCCGGTATTGTAAGCGAACACGCGATAGTAATACGTCGTGCCCGCGACCAGGCCGGTGTTGGCATAACTCGTCACGTTCGCACCCACCGTTGCAATTACGGCATAGCTTCCGCTCGCACCGGTTTTGCGCTCGATCTTGAAGCCGTCCTCGTTGGCGGAATTGTCGGTCCAGTTGAGATTGATCTGACTGCTGCTCACGGCCGTGGCGGTCAAGTTGCTTGGCGCGGCCGGCGGATTGCTTGCGGTCGTCGTACTCGCCTCATTAGAATACGCCGAATTGCCGCCAGCATTGTAAGCCCGCACCCGATAGTAGTAGGTTGTTCCCCCTGCCAGACCGGTATCCGGGTAACTGGTCACATTGGCACCCACCGTTGCAATCTCGGCATAGGTTCCGCTCGCGCCGGTCTTGCGCTCGATCTTGAAGCCGTCTTCGTTATTCGAGTTATCGGTCCATGAAAGATCAACCTGACTACCACTCACGACAGTAGCGGTCAAGTTGCTGGGGGCAGCCGGCGGCGTGATGCCAGAGAAAGTGCCATTGCTGACAAAAACATCGCTCTTGTTCGGCATGCCGCTGTTGCCATGCCAGGCCACTTTGTGATTGCTCAGTGCCGGTGCCCGGTCATCAAAGGTATTGCTACTAATTTGATGGATAGTGCCGTTCTGCAAGACAAAAATTTCCCAGTCGCTGCCATCGAAAGCCTGCCAGGCGAGGATGCCGTTGTCGGCAATTTCGGGCATCTGATTGTCGGTCGGGCCGCTGGTGATTTGTACGCGGTTGCTGCCGTCAAAGCCGGCGCGATAGATGTCCCAATTGTTGCCGTTGTGGCCCATCCACACCACCAGGCCGGAGTTGTTGATGCGCGGATGCCAATCTTCCCGCAGGTTGCTGGAAAGCACAATGTCCGAGCCGGTTGGGCCGGAGGCACTGGCGGCGTGGATTTCGGCGTTGGTATTGTCATGCCAGCTCTGCCACACCACTTGATTGGCATCGTTGATCTGCGCATATTCATCGTTGTAGGTGTTGCTGCTGAGCTGCAGCAGGCCCGTACCGTCGGCATTGGCGCTGAAAATCTCCCAGTTGCTGCCATCGTGGCCCATCCATACGACACGGCCGGCGTTGTTGATCTGCGGCCAGGTGTCCTCGCGCGGATAGCCGGAGGCCGCGTGGTTGTTGGTGAGTTGAACGACATCCGTGCCGTTGACGTTGGCGCTGAAAATTTCATAATCGGCGCCATCCCAGCCATCCCACACGATCCTGCCGGCATTGTTGATTCGCGCATGCCAATCGTCGTGGCTGTTGTTGGTCACTTGCACCAGCCCGCTGCCATCGGCATTGGCGGTGAAGATTTCATAATCGCTGCCGTCGAACGCCTGCCAAACCACCTGGTTGCCGGCATTGATCCTGGGATATTCGTCGTCGATGCTGTTGCTGGTGATCTGCACGAAATTGGTGCCGTCGGCATTGACCGCGAAGATTTCATAATCGTTGCCATCATGACCGTACCACACCATGCGGCCGGCGTCGTTGATCTGTGGCGCCCAATCCTCCACGGCATTGCTGGTCAACTGAGTGACGCCCTCGGGACGCAAGGGGGTGCTGTAATAACCGGACGCGCGCGTGGAGCCGCTTTCCGGATAGGAATTGAAATCCTGGATGTAGGCCCACCAGTTGTTGGCGCGCGTCATGCCATATTCGGTGGCGGTTCCGCCCATGTGGGGCAGGTGCGTGAACCACCATTTGTGGTAAAGCCGCATATCGCCGCCGCCCCACTCGGTGGCGTTGACCCATTCTTTTTGATTGGTGAGATTGGGATAATTGTTAAGCCAGTCGCGATGTGTGCTCCACACGTAGGTCATGTTGCCATAGTCGTAATCGCTCCGGCTGTTCGGCGCAAAGTGAGCATTGCCACAGGCGGCGCCATTCGGCCAGTTCCCGTCATACAAGGTGAAGCGATTCCACGCATGCGTCGAGTCGTTCGTCCAACTGCCGTAAACCCGTTGCATGATCGATTCGGTGCGATGGACGTAATCGTGGAGCATCTCGCCAACCCCGCGCTCGTAGTTGAAGCCCATCAGCACGAACATCTTCGACGCGCTCACTTGCTGCATTTCCGGGGCATTGCACCAGTAGGCGCCCTTGCCCGCCATGCGGGACTCGTAATAGCCGAAGCACGGCGCGCCGTAGAGCCACACCTCATCCACCTCGCCGGCTTCCAACCGGCGCGCGAGATCGTAGTCGCGCACAATCGCGTTGTAATCCACGGTCGTCATGCCGCTCGGCGGATCGCAATCGCCATCCGACCATTCGTACATATACGAGCCCGGCGTATTGCGATCGCCGTTGGTATAGCGAAAACCGTCTTCCTTCACCGGGAAGGTGCCGGCATTGATCACCTTCACAATGTCGTATTGCACCAGGCCGTGGCTGGTCTCCTCGATATCTGCGTCATAGCCTGCGGAAAGCGTGTCGGGATCATTCCAGCCCCACGCCGCGTGCAGGCGCCGATTGCCTTCGGAAGGAATGGCGGGATCGAAGTTGATCACCCACACTTTGGGGCGCTGCGTGTAGAGGTCAAAACTCGGCGGCGCCGGCTCGTTGATGACGAGCTTGGCTGACTTGGCCGAGCCTTCACGCTCGTAGGCATACACGCGGCGATGTGTGCCGCCGGCACTCACGTTTTTCACGATGATGCTCAGGGCGTTGCCGGCTTGCCAGCCCGGGCGACCCACGATCTCTTTCAAGATCGCGGTGATGTCCGGGCCATCGCGCCTGGTATCCCATTGCCACTCCTCCGTGATCGCCCACTCCACGAATTGCGTGGTCAACGGACGATCTGCCGGCGTGCTGCTTGCACTGAACGTGGCGGCATTATCCGCCGCTTCGCCGTAAAACCGAAGCGTCAGGGGGTTGGTATATGTGCCGTCCACGGTGAACTCCAGGTGGGCGTTTTGAATCTCACCGGGGCTGGCAATCTGGACATCCTGGAAACGAAATCCGCTGACGATTTCCCGGCCGTTGTCACACTGGCCAAAATAGATATTGCCATCACCGGTGGAAAAACCGCAGCCTCCCGGTTCCGGTCCGGCGTCATCGCTGCCGAGAATAACAGATCGGACAATGGTGTTCGTTCCCTGCGCATGCAACACCGCGTTCGTGTGCAGGCCGCCCAGCACAAGCAGCAGCCACAACCTTCCGGCTTTCGAGTAAATCTGAGCGAGGGTGCCCATAAAAGCTCCTTTAAACAAAGCGCATGAACTCTTTACATGAGTATCACCAATGAGCTGATCCAGGTAATCGCTCAAAACGGCAAAGCAGGTGTGCAAGATGTCAGCCGCGCGGGGAGGCGGAAAATTACAAGTCGCGGTTCAAAACCGTGAAATCTTCCTTTCCGCCTTCGCCCCTCGAGGCGTGACTTTTTCAAGAAGGTTTTAATGTGAAAGAGGTAGAGAGATATGGAGAGGAGGAGTAAGGCTTCCGTTGTCAGGGGGGGGTGACGTGACAGCCATCCTCTGCCCGGTCCCGCAGAGAATGGAACGTTGTCATCCCGCTATTGGGAGAGAAATTGTGGGGAAAATGCCAAAATGATGTCCCGCCAGTTGCTCGCCCCGCTCCCCCGCAGCTCTCCCGTCGCGCCTTGCCCAGGCATGGCTTGACATGACAACACAGCCCAAAGCCCAGAAAAATTTTCTGAGTCCATGCACACTATATCCGCACCACAAGCGTTCTGCGGAATGCGTGGCAAATTATCCCGTTGCCCTCATCAGTTGAATGCCGCGATAGCATGACTCCGGGAAAACCATCATCCTGCCGGCATTGCTTGGCAGACAAGGGGTCTGCGTTACGCAAGTTGACAAACCCGGAGCGCAGGCGTTCCTGGCAGGGCTCAGAGCAAACAAGGCCCACCCAGCCGAAGCTGGCAGGCCTGTCGTACGGCAAGCCCCATGCCTGTCCCGCTGACACCCAAATCGTGAGCATCGAACTGTGCTTTCCCCCTTGCACCGGTGCATCAGCCGTGCAACTCGATTTCTCGCGGTGGCTGACGGCCCCTCGCCGCGTTGGGCAGAAGCTGCCACGACAAAAGAAAAAAAAGAATGGCTGCGCCCTGACTTGCCACAAGGACGCAGCCATCGGATCAAACAACCACCGCTCAACCGGCGGCGCGATGGTTCCCGCTGCAAACGTTCACGCCGGTGAGCAGTCGGCAAGGACGATCATTTTGCCAGCACCATCTTCTTCGTCTCCACAAAGCCGCCCTCCACTTCCAGGCGATAGTAATAAATCCCGCTGGGCACCGGCTCGCCGGCATGATTGCGACCGTGCCACATCACCGTGTGGAAGCCCGCCTCCTGCCGGCGATTCACCAGCCGGGTGACCACCTGCCCCAGGGTGTTGAAGATTGTCAGGCGCACCTGACCGGGGTGTGGCAGTTGATACTGGATGGTTGTGGAGGGATTGAACGGGTTCGGATAATTCTG is a genomic window containing:
- a CDS encoding SpoIIE family protein phosphatase — its product is MRRILKNTIFSVPFLTFLGVTLVDSVWFMIARIPEIVRLFRDGMLLAAIILLLPLRERIKILSERRIFHTLRYTFLTALAALVVLTIIDQYLMAAPDSRSPASRLFLSPRHFLIGTAAAFLLLFLHLLLSGLLANLIFYKSKGSTLRNFRLLVFAILLMAATASARGRVNFFASFEQNWLGDVPVILLLLLIGVNALRHRWIDYLNRRQKWLVFLASALACGLGVMLTQRVAGSFVADHSIAFAAVCAAIALFFSVYAGVTAFALMLHLPTAGSFDEKINAIKTLQELSQSISHFMEREQLMAMITQRALQVTRSDFAWLELLEEAGAPPVLCSAVNLSEREQQEMPLSRETGISGWVIQNQKSLLINDVTADARAAGVRPWKKDIGAILAVPLISRGQILGVLFSAKQDYFGYDQFDQDMLQSFADQAAIAFHNAHLLAESLEKERLSQELRVAHEAQVKLLPKIMPAVPGLEVAGVSVAAQEVGGDYFDVFTRGRKLVVVVGDVSGKGAAAAFYMAQVKGVVEALGRHYDSPREVLLHTNRILRRSLEKNLFITLLYAVFDPDHMTMTFSRAGHNPLLQAPRSRAPAFLQPAGMAIGLEDGPAFEAALQEMTLPVAAGDFFVFYTDGVVEARNDNEEEYQEKSLLAVVQQRDYQNAEALKERILLSIYDHVGLANTHDDFTVVVVGVTEQPRGPARMLNTEPEAESAGVQI
- the dut gene encoding dUTP diphosphatase, which translates into the protein MRIKVKKLHPAARLPEYKTALAAGMDLYARLDEAQMLAPGESALIPTGIALELPPGYEAQVRPRSGLALRHAVTLLNSPGTVDADYRGEINVIVINHHRHETFTIHPHDRIAQLVIAPVMHAEWVEAEELNATARAGGGFGSTGR
- a CDS encoding discoidin domain-containing protein; translated protein: MGTLAQIYSKAGRLWLLLVLGGLHTNAVLHAQGTNTIVRSVILGSDDAGPEPGGCGFSTGDGNIYFGQCDNGREIVSGFRFQDVQIASPGEIQNAHLEFTVDGTYTNPLTLRFYGEAADNAATFSASSTPADRPLTTQFVEWAITEEWQWDTRRDGPDITAILKEIVGRPGWQAGNALSIIVKNVSAGGTHRRVYAYEREGSAKSAKLVINEPAPPSFDLYTQRPKVWVINFDPAIPSEGNRRLHAAWGWNDPDTLSAGYDADIEETSHGLVQYDIVKVINAGTFPVKEDGFRYTNGDRNTPGSYMYEWSDGDCDPPSGMTTVDYNAIVRDYDLARRLEAGEVDEVWLYGAPCFGYYESRMAGKGAYWCNAPEMQQVSASKMFVLMGFNYERGVGEMLHDYVHRTESIMQRVYGSWTNDSTHAWNRFTLYDGNWPNGAACGNAHFAPNSRSDYDYGNMTYVWSTHRDWLNNYPNLTNQKEWVNATEWGGGDMRLYHKWWFTHLPHMGGTATEYGMTRANNWWAYIQDFNSYPESGSTRASGYYSTPLRPEGVTQLTSNAVEDWAPQINDAGRMVWYGHDGNDYEIFAVNADGTNFVQITSNSIDDEYPRINAGNQVVWQAFDGSDYEIFTANADGSGLVQVTNNSHDDWHARINNAGRIVWDGWDGADYEIFSANVNGTDVVQLTNNHAASGYPREDTWPQINNAGRVVWMGHDGSNWEIFSANADGTGLLQLSSNTYNDEYAQINDANQVVWQSWHDNTNAEIHAASASGPTGSDIVLSSNLREDWHPRINNSGLVVWMGHNGNNWDIYRAGFDGSNRVQITSGPTDNQMPEIADNGILAWQAFDGSDWEIFVLQNGTIHQISSNTFDDRAPALSNHKVAWHGNSGMPNKSDVFVSNGTFSGITPPAAPSNLTATVVSGSQVDLSWTDNSNNEDGFKIERKTGASGTYAEIATVGANVTSYPDTGLAGGTTYYYRVRAYNAGGNSAYSNEASTTTASNPPAAPSNLTATAVSSSQINLNWTDNSANEDGFKIERKTGASGSYAVIATVGANVTSYANTGLVAGTTYYYRVFAYNTGGNSAYSNEANAMTPSGNTNLARNKPATASSYSSSKYAPEKANDGSTSSSWSSAKLGSSNQTQWWRVDLQAVQTVARVVIKWNGKYFAKNYQVQMSSDGVTWSTVYTDNAGNGGNDDFSFSPVSARYLRLYQTKPNKSYYRVNELEVYAGGSAALVKESAAEFTEAMIPDEIQLQQNYPNPFNPGTTITFSLPEAGHIVLKVYNLAGQEVARLAEGYYGRGVHRLHFEAGGLPSGIYFAVLQAGQQRLVQRMMFMK
- a CDS encoding HD domain-containing protein translates to MQNLPMEKANPAHDWAMIDRALATAALAHRQQTRKSTAIPYIVHPCAVGFLLLAAGCPTEVVVAGILHDVIEDTPVTLEALRREFGGTIADLVALCSEPDKSLPWERRKQHTIRFLATAPPAVKLVVAADKLHNLRSIALERHRVGEAVWQRFNRGRAQQEWYYRSVAESLMQNLPEGCDTSLFEQLQQEVAAVFG
- a CDS encoding DUF1992 domain-containing protein, giving the protein MNAFAHLAEQKILEAIANGEFDNLPGHGRPLNWEDDSNIPASLRLGFKILKNANVLPEEMQLKKDILALQEQLRDAPHAEAQALRRQLRELETRFHLLMERHRRCLRNPAFRHA